The Pseudarthrobacter sp. BIM B-2242 region GCCGTCCGCGGCCTTCACGATTGTTCCGGCGCCCGGCTTCGACGAAGGGCTGGTGGGCCTGGCGGGGGCCTTCCTGCTGCTGCGGGCCTTTTCCTCGGGCGCCGCCGCCCTGACCGGTGTTGAAGCCATCAGCAACGGCGTGCCCAACTTCAAGGTACCTAAGAGCAAAAACGCGGCCACCACCCTGTTGCTTCTAGGCACGATCGGCGCCGCCATGCTGGCTGGAATCATGTTCCTGGCCAACGCCACCAAGGTCCATATTGTGCTGGACCCGGCCACGGAATTCCTCCTGAACGGGCTGCCGCTGCCCGAAGAATATATCCAGACCCCGGCGATCAGCCAGATCGCGCAAACCATCTTCGGACCCGGCTCCATACTGTTCTACGTTGTGGTGGCCGCGACGGGCGTGATTCTGGTGTTCGCAGCGAACACCGCGTTCAACGGCTTTCCCGTGCTCGGTTCCATCCTGGCCCAGGACGGCTACCTTCCCCGCCAGCTGCGGACCAGGGGTGACCGCCTGGCGTTCAGCAACGGCGTCCTGGCCCTGGCCGGCGGAGCGCTGGTGCTGATCATTTCGTTCAACGCCGATGTCACCAAACTGATCCAGCTCTACATCGTGGGCGTCTTTATCTCGTTTACGCTCAGCCAGTTGGGCATGGTCAGGCACTGGGGGAGGCACCTCAAGCTTGCCAAGGACAAGACCGTCCGACGCCGAATGGTCAAGTCCCGCACCATCAACAGCATCGGCTTCGGCATGACAGCCCTGGTGCTGGTGATCGTCCTGATCACCAAATTCACCCAGGGGGCCTGGCTTGCGCTGCTCGCGATGGTGGTGCTGTTCCTGATCATGTGGAGTATCCGGGCGCACTACGACAACGTGGCAAAGGAACTGGCCGTGGACGAGGATTCCTCCCCGCGGGCCCTGCCGTCCCGGGTCCACGCGGTACTCTTGGTTTCCCACGTGCGGAAGCCCGTGCTGCGTGCCTTGGCGTATGCCCGGGCGTCACGGCCGTCGCGGCTTGATGCCATTACGGTGGACATCAACGCCGAAGAGACAGCGCAGACAGTTGCCGACTGGGACAAGCTCGACATCCCCGTGCCGCTCACGGTCCTTGCCAGCCCATACCGGGAAACCATCACCCCGATCATGGAGTACGTCAAAAACATGCGGCGCGATTCGCCCCGCGACCTCGTCGTCGTCTACATCCCCGAGTACGTAGTGGGCAAATGGTGGGAACAACTGGTTCACAACCAGACGGCGCTGCGCATCAAGACCCGGCTGCACTTCGAACCTGGCGTGATGGTGGCCAGTGTCCCGTGGCAGCTTAAATCATCCGAAGAAGCAAAGAACCTGCAGGATATTCAATGAACCCCCAGTCCCAGTCCACGTCCCGGACAGCCCCCGCACAGGAAGCCGCCGTCGAGCTGGTGCTCGACGTCGGACCCATAGCCCACGGCGGCCACTGCGTAGCCCGCCACGAGGGCAGGGTGATCTTTGTCCGCCACGGGATTCCCGGCGAAAAAGTCCGCGCCCGCCTGACCGATGCGGGGGAGTCAGCGAAATTCTGGCGGGCAGACGTGGTGGAGGTCCTGGCCGCATCCCCGGACCGGGTGGAACCCTTCTGGCGCCCGGCCGACTCCCTCCGTTCCTGGCAGCACGGACACCCGCCGGTAGGCGGTGCCGAGTTCGGGCACATCGCCCTGCCCAGCCAGCGCGAACTTAAGTCCGCGGTACTGGCTGAACAGCTCAAGCGGCTCGCCGGCGTCGACCGTCTGCCCGATGGCCGGGACACACTCAACCTGGTGGAGGCAGTGGGGGCGCATGTTCCGGGCGCGGATCCCGCGTCCGGCACGGATGCGGCGTACGACGCCGGCACGGGCCTCGGGTGGCGGACGCGCGCGAGTTTCTCGGTCACCCCCGGCGGAAAACTCGGCATGCACGCCCACCGGTCGGACCAGATCATCCCTGTCCGGGAAATGCCGCTCGCAACGGAGCGCATCAATGGGCTGCGGCTCTGGGATATCGACCTGCAGGGCATCGAACGTGTTGAGGTGGCAGCGCCGTCAAACGGTTCCCGCCCCCTGGTACTGCTTGCACCTGCTCCCGGAACAAAGCCCAAACGGCTCAGTGCCATCGCGGCGCAGCTCCCGGACGACGTCTCGGTGGCCACTTTGGATCCCCTCAGCGGGGACGTCACGCCGTTGCGTGGCCGGACCTGGGTCCAGGAGTCTGCAGCAGGCCATGACTACCGGGTCACCGGCGCAGGTTTCTGGCAGATCCACCGCGACGCGCCCGGGACGCTTGTGAGGGCGGTCACATCCTTCCTTCACGAGGGCGGATTCCTGGCAGCCGGTTCCGTGGTTGCCGACCTGTACGCCGGAGCCGGGCTGTTCACGGCACCGCTGGCTGACGCGGTGGGCGAAACCGGGTCCGTTCTTTCCGTCGAAGGCGCGCCCGGGACCAGCCGGGACGCCCGGAAGAACCTGCATGAGGCGCCTCAGGTGGAGATCGTCCAGGGGCGGGTTGAGCGCATTCTCCGCCAGAAACCGCGGAATTTCGACGCCGTTATCCTGGATCCTCCGCGGGCGGGAGCGGGGAAGGCCGTGGTCAGCCAGCTGGTTGCCGCCGGTCCCCGGGCCGTTGCTTACGTATCCTGTGATCCGGCATCCTTTGCCAGGGATGTGGGGTACTTCCAGCAGGCAGGGTGGGCGCTGGCGGGCCTGCGCGCCTTTGACCTCTATCCGCATACCCACCACATGGAGACTGTCGCACTGCTGACGCCGGCCCGGTGATGCTACTAGGATGGCGGTAGTAATCCCACGTCGCGCACCGTATTAACGGCTGAGTATTCATGGCTGACCTCCTGCAACATATCTGGCCAGCACTAATTAGGCCTGCCTAACTAGCAAGCCGTCTACCGCGCGACAAAGATGAAACTGTTGCGAGAGGAGTCCTGCGATGAGCACAGTGGACAGCTTCGGTTCAAAAGGCAAACTTAATGTAGCCGGAACCGAATACGAAATTTTCCGGTTGAACTCCGTTGAAGGTGCAGAAAACCTTCCGTTCAGCCTCAAGGTATTGCTTGAAAACCTGTTGAGGACCGAGGACGGCGCGAACATCACTGCCGATCACGTGCGTGCCTTGGCTGGCTGGGATCCCAATGCCCAGCCCGATACAGAAATCCAGTTCACGCCTGCCCGCGTGATCATGCAGGACTTCACCGGCGTCCCCTGCGTGGTGGACCTGGCGACCATGCGTGAAGCGGTCAAGGAACTCGGCGGTGACCCCAAGCGGGTCAACCCGCTGGCTCCTGCGGAAATGGTCATCGACCACTCCGTCCAGATCGACGCTTTCGGTAACTCCGGCGCACTGGAGCGCAACATGGAGATCGAATACCAGCGGAACGGTGAGCGTTACCAGTTCCTGCGCTGGGGCCAGACGGCATTCGATGACTTCAAGGTGGTTCCCCCGGGAACCGGCATTGTGCACCAGGTCAACATCGAATACCTGGCGCGCACGGTGATGACCCGCGAAATTGACGGCGTAGTCCGGGCCTACCCCGACACCTGCGTTGGCACCGACTCGCACACCACCATGGTCAACGGCCTGGGTGTCCTCGGCTGGGGCGTTGGCGGCATCGAAGCCGAAGCGGCCATGCTGGGACAGCCCGTCTCCATGCTCATCCCGCGCGTTGTCGGCTTCAAGCTGACCGGGTCCATCCCGGCCGGCGCCACTGCCACCGACGTTGTGCTGACCATCACCGAGCAGCTCCGCAAGCACGGTGTCGTGGGCAAGTTCGTGGAATTCTACGGCGAAGGTGTTGCAGCGGTGCCGCTGGCCAACCGCGCCACCATCGGCAACATGAGCCCGGAATTCGGTTCCACGGCCGCAATGTTCCCGATCGACGACGTCACATTGGATTACCTGCGCCTCACCGGCCGCTCGGACGAAAATGTGGCACTCGTGGAGTCCTACGCCAAGGAACAGGGCCTCTGGCACGATCCGTCGCGTGAGATCAAGTTCTCCGAGTACCTTGAACTGGACCTCTCCACGGTTGTTCCGTCCATCTCCGGCCCCAAGCGTCCGCAGGACCGCATTGAGCTGACGGATGCCAAGGAGCAGTTCCGCAAGGACATCCACAACTACGTCGCCATCGAAGACGGCAGCGTGGACGAGTCCCTGGACGAGTCGTTCCCGGCCTCGGATGCCCCGTCCTTCACGCACGCCGACTCGCACACCACCGAGACCAGCCGTGTTGTGTCCGCAGCGAACGGCGCCAACGGGCGTCCGAGCAGCCCGGTGCACATCAAGACCGAAGACGGCCGCGAGTTCGAACTGGACCACGGAGCGGTGTCCATCGCCTCCATCACGTCCTGCACCAACACGTCCAACCCGTCTGTGATGCTGGCAGCCGCGCTGCTGGCGCGCAACGCCGTGGACAAGGGCCTCATGTCAAAGCCGTGGGTCAAGACCTCCGTGGCTCCCGGTTCCAAGGTAGTCACCGACTACTACGAGAAGTCCGGCCTGACCCCCTACCTGGAGAAGCTCGGCTTCTACATTGTGGGCTACGGCTGCGCAACCTGCATCGGCAATTCCGGCCCGCTGGACGCTGAAATCTCCGAGGCCATCCAGGCCAACGACCTTTCCGTCACCGCAGTGCTCTCCGGTAACCGCAACTTCGAAGGCCGGATCAACCCGGACGTGAAGATGAACTACCTGGCCTCCCCGCCGCTGGTCATCGCTTACGCCCTGGCCGGTACCATGGACTTCGACTTCGACACCGATTCCCTCGGCAAGGACGAAGCAGGCAACGACGTCTTCCTGAAAGACATCTGGCCCAACCCGGTTGAGGTCCAGCAGGTCATCGATTCCTCGATCGACAAGGACATGTTCGCCCGCGGCTACGAGGGTGTCTTCGATGGCGACGCACGCTGGAAGGCGCTTGACACGCCCGCCGGTGACACCTTCGCCTGGGATCCGAACTCCACCTACGTCCGGAAGCCCCCGTACTTCGAGGGCATGAAGGCGCAGCCCGAGCCCGTCCGGAACATCACCGGCGCACGCGTGCTGCTCAAGCTGGGCGATTCGGTCACCACGGACCACATCTCCCCGGCCGGTTCCTTCAAGTCGGACACCCCTGCCGGTCAGTACCTGCTGGCCAACGGTGTGGAGCGCAAGGACTTCAACTCCTACGGCTCACGCCGTGGCAACCACGAAGTCATGATCCGCGGCACGTTCGCGAACATCCGTATCAAGAACCAGCTGCTGGACGGCGTCGAAGGTGGCTTCACCCGCGACTTCAGCCAGGCTGACGGCCCGCAGGCTTATGTCTACGACGCCGCGCAGAACTACCAGGCAGCCGGCACTCCGCTGGTGGTCCTGGCAGGCAAGGAATACGGGTCCGGATCCTCCCGTGACTGGGCTGCGAAGGGCACGGCGCTTCTGGGCGTCAAGGCCGTCGTTGCTGAAAGCTACGAGCGCATCCACCGTTCCAACCTGATCGGCATGGGCGTCCTGCCGCTGCAGTACCCGGCCGGCGAGTCCGCAGCCACCCTGGGCCTGACCGGCACGGAAACCTTCGCGGTTGAGGGCGTCACCGCCCTGAACGAAGGCACCACGCCCAAGACCCTCAAGGTCACCGCCACCGCAGAAGACGGTTCGGCCAAGTCCTTCGATGCAGTACTCCGCATCGATACCCCGGGCGAAGCCG contains the following coding sequences:
- a CDS encoding APC family permease yields the protein MLTILNAVKRVLVGRPFRNDRLAHTLLPKRIALPVFASDALSSVAYAPDEILLTLALAGISAVAFSPWVGLAVMVVLLTVVASYRQNVHAYPSGGGDYEIANENLGKFSGLTVASALLVDYVLTVAVSMSSAATYLTTAIPALHGQQALIATIGVVILALVNLRGVKEAGTLFAVPTYIFMASILGMTAVGIFQAVTGQLGQAPSAAFTIVPAPGFDEGLVGLAGAFLLLRAFSSGAAALTGVEAISNGVPNFKVPKSKNAATTLLLLGTIGAAMLAGIMFLANATKVHIVLDPATEFLLNGLPLPEEYIQTPAISQIAQTIFGPGSILFYVVVAATGVILVFAANTAFNGFPVLGSILAQDGYLPRQLRTRGDRLAFSNGVLALAGGALVLIISFNADVTKLIQLYIVGVFISFTLSQLGMVRHWGRHLKLAKDKTVRRRMVKSRTINSIGFGMTALVLVIVLITKFTQGAWLALLAMVVLFLIMWSIRAHYDNVAKELAVDEDSSPRALPSRVHAVLLVSHVRKPVLRALAYARASRPSRLDAITVDINAEETAQTVADWDKLDIPVPLTVLASPYRETITPIMEYVKNMRRDSPRDLVVVYIPEYVVGKWWEQLVHNQTALRIKTRLHFEPGVMVASVPWQLKSSEEAKNLQDIQ
- the acnA gene encoding aconitate hydratase AcnA, with protein sequence MSTVDSFGSKGKLNVAGTEYEIFRLNSVEGAENLPFSLKVLLENLLRTEDGANITADHVRALAGWDPNAQPDTEIQFTPARVIMQDFTGVPCVVDLATMREAVKELGGDPKRVNPLAPAEMVIDHSVQIDAFGNSGALERNMEIEYQRNGERYQFLRWGQTAFDDFKVVPPGTGIVHQVNIEYLARTVMTREIDGVVRAYPDTCVGTDSHTTMVNGLGVLGWGVGGIEAEAAMLGQPVSMLIPRVVGFKLTGSIPAGATATDVVLTITEQLRKHGVVGKFVEFYGEGVAAVPLANRATIGNMSPEFGSTAAMFPIDDVTLDYLRLTGRSDENVALVESYAKEQGLWHDPSREIKFSEYLELDLSTVVPSISGPKRPQDRIELTDAKEQFRKDIHNYVAIEDGSVDESLDESFPASDAPSFTHADSHTTETSRVVSAANGANGRPSSPVHIKTEDGREFELDHGAVSIASITSCTNTSNPSVMLAAALLARNAVDKGLMSKPWVKTSVAPGSKVVTDYYEKSGLTPYLEKLGFYIVGYGCATCIGNSGPLDAEISEAIQANDLSVTAVLSGNRNFEGRINPDVKMNYLASPPLVIAYALAGTMDFDFDTDSLGKDEAGNDVFLKDIWPNPVEVQQVIDSSIDKDMFARGYEGVFDGDARWKALDTPAGDTFAWDPNSTYVRKPPYFEGMKAQPEPVRNITGARVLLKLGDSVTTDHISPAGSFKSDTPAGQYLLANGVERKDFNSYGSRRGNHEVMIRGTFANIRIKNQLLDGVEGGFTRDFSQADGPQAYVYDAAQNYQAAGTPLVVLAGKEYGSGSSRDWAAKGTALLGVKAVVAESYERIHRSNLIGMGVLPLQYPAGESAATLGLTGTETFAVEGVTALNEGTTPKTLKVTATAEDGSAKSFDAVLRIDTPGEADYYRNGGILQYVLRQISAN